AACGGACTGTGGaccatcaagtctatcgcaatagACTACCCAAACAAACGATTATGGACCATCAAGTCTATAACAATAGTGAAGGAACTGTGAAGTTTCGTAGCGAAAGTGGGAATCGAtccaattttctatttttcctcagaataaaaagtttacaaaaacaaaatagaaaattatacATTCATTCTAAATTTTACAGCCTGCgattaaagagaaaaagggagaATAAATTTACATATCCTCGAAGATTACAAATCTTCACGATTCCTCTTTGTCGATTCGATCATGAACACGTGAATGAGGGCACCACCACAAAATCGTCCTCTCTATTCTCCCTAGGGTAggatgagaatatgcatgaggtATGGGCGGAATTTTGGAAGAGGGGAGTAAGCCTATTAGGTGCAAATGGATTTTCAAGAAGAAAATAAGACCATATGGTTCAATTGAAAAATACAATCCTAGGTTAGTAGTAGTAGGATATACACAAAAACAAGGTATTAACTACTTTGACACGTATTACCCTGTAATAAAAATAGCTACAATTAGGGTCTTGATTGCATTAGTGGCCATCCATGAACTTTTAATtcatcaaatggatgtaaaaaatgTTTCTTTTAATGGTGATCTAAAAGGAGAAATTTAATGATATAGTTTAAAGGCTTTACAGTTGTCAgtcaagaaaataaagtttgtaaccttaaaaaatttctttatgGTCTTAAGCAAACTCCCAAACAACAGtataaaaaattcaacaatactttgataaaaaaattggtttaaagTGGATTCCTCAAATACACGTATATATTCAAAATTGTTTGATGCAAAATATGTGATTGTATGCTTGTATGTTCATGATATGCTCATCTTTGAAACAAACATAGAGGTAATAAGTAATGCTGAGTTGTTATTATCATCGCATTTTAAattgaaagacttaggagaagctagtgtaatACTTAGTGTTAAAATAAGGAAAACATAAAATGGGTTTTCTCTATATCAACCggcattaaaaaattattaaagagaTTTGGCTGTTTTGATTATCCTCCTCTAAGAACTCCTCATTAAGCTAGTATAAGTCTTACGAAAATAAAGGAATTAGTGTGTCTCAATTTGAATATGCAAAGATCATAGGtagtgttatgtttttaatGAACTGTAACAGACCTGATATTACATACGCTGTGAATAGATTGAGTAGATATACACATAATACTAATAAAGATCATCGGGGTGCTCTTCGTCGTTTGTTGAGATATGATTTTAAGAGCACAATAGACTATTATTTGCATTTCAATAAATACCCTGCTGTGTTAGAAGGTTATTGTGATACAAATTGAGTAATTGATAAGCATAAGGTCAATTCTACTAGTGGATATGTATTGTTACCCAGTGGAAGAGCCATATCGTGGAAGTCTGTAAAATAGATGTGCACAGCTAGATCCACCATGGAATCTAAATTTATTGCTCTAGAATTAACAGAACGAGAGGCTGAGTGGCTTAGAAGTATTAGGAGATGTACCATTGTAAGGAGCATCAGTATAGTTTTCGATACATTGTGATTCATAAGTTGCCATAGGAATTTCCAAGAATAGTGTATATAATGGCAAAATGAGGCATGTCCATCTTAGCTATGGAGCTGTGAAACAATTATTAAAAGGAGGAGTTCTTTCCTTGAAATTTGTGAGGTATGAGAGGAATCTGACTGACCCTCTTACCAAAGGACTaacaaggaaaataattttagaatccTCGGTGAATATGGGGCTTAAACTCTTATAGTGGTCCATGACCCTCTATCTATATGGTCTATTGCGATAGACTTTATGAtccataatatttttcttttcaggaGGTTTATTGTGACTTGATGGTTCATAGCTTTTTATTTGGGTAGTCCTAGCATGGACTTGATGGATAAAACTAAAACCTTTAAATAATCCATAGCCCTTTCTTTGAGTGGTCTTGATATGAATTTGATGGATAATGTTGAAATCCTCATAGCTCAGTATCTGAATGATTTGTCTCTGACAAACTTGATGAAGTTGGTTCTATTACAAACTAGATGACGAAGTCTTCATAACTCAGTTTTGAGTGGTCTATTTGTAACAGACTTGATGAAGTATTTTACGTGATAGTGAAGGTGTGGCCACCTTCTATGAAAGAGTTTAAAGGTCTCTTTTTAAAGCTTTCATGATGACCGGAGGTTTTCATACATGACCTTAATTAGCACACTTTATATCGCGGAATCAAGGGAAAATACTTGGAGTAAAATGTGTTGTGGGGGTCTTAAGTAATGTCATTGAAAGTTCGAGAGGTAACTCACTTTCTCTAATGAAGTAATTGTTCCGCTTCATTGTGCATCAATTCAAATCGTTGGATATTGATGTCTAAGTTTGATCTCCTATCATTGctcaaaatattttcttcaaataatttaatttattttaattttgctaTAACGGTCATTTGTGGAGAATTGTTTGAAATGACTCTTGGGCTTAGGTCCATAGCAAAAGTAAAAAAATCCCACATTGAAGAATCAAGCATTGCTTTTAAGATATAAATACTAAGACATGCTAATGATAACTTTAAGGTGTGGTGGTGATGTAAGTCTAACTTTTTCACCACATGCATGTCGCCACCTAACATATTAAAGAGATAAAAGGGGTAGATTAATCTAGTCACCCAAGTTTAATATCGGATTTGATATAACCACTTTTGAAAATATTCCGAATGAATCAATCTCTAATTTGTATatcaccattttgattttaatttatattagatCTTTAGATTTTGCattatcaaattaaatctaaattttttttcattgttttatacataatattatcaaattaattttttttttcatattttcgatgttttcaatttttcatatagaaacacataaaaatggcttgtacttaaaaaacatataaatgagaattaaactttaaatgtttgaaacatgtgcgtatatatataagtatatatatagtttattattagattcaattttattattattgttgatgTTGTTATTATCATTCAGTCTAAATAAAATAAGGTAacaaaaaaccctaaatctcatCTTTCTCATCCTTTTCACTTAGCCCAAAAatctctctttttccttcttagTCTCATGTCTTTGGTTAACAACCCTTTCTTGAATTCCATCCTCTTGATTAGCTTTTGACGACCATCCTCACCAAGTCGTCGACCTTTTTTGCTTGCACACATGTTTTCTACTTTTGTTCAACAATGATGTTATGGGATTGATAGTATTTAAAGTGGCTTTCAAGATCCCATGGGCAAGCAAACTCCCTACAACTGGCTTGGTATCAAACGCAATCATATTTCCAATAGTCAAATCGTCTTAAAGTTGCAATTCCTTTAAATACTCACTTGCCAACAGGTATAATCAACTTTACTCTTTCTCACCTCGGAGAAAGTCTATCGTTGTGGACATTTCTAATGACTCCAACGCGTGGTAGTCGACTTTCTCACACATACATGCATTCTATAGGCCGTCGTAAGCGTTGAGAACCATATtaggtgatttttaatttttgcttaTGGGATATTTAGATACAGTGTATTTGTGGTATTCGAGTTGTTTTTTAAGCAACGTATCTTTGCATTCTCGTTTGTACTTAATTTCGTTGTTTTTAAGATAGTCTTGttatttactaattagtattttctattatataaattccttttgctatttttaaaattttgaaactttttaaccattttttcaaatgaaactttataatttgctatttttcttgtcaaccctaaattttaacttataattaATCACAATTACTTTGGTTTTACTTgatgtgtttggaatacattaTAAGGAGACCTTTAGGGTaaggagttggttattatagttgggttataatagtttgtgtttaggggtagattattttagtttaggttataataatatgtgtttgagatgtaaactattttagtttaagaatgaaataataaatactataacaaataataaaaaaaatgatgaatataaaatagtaaaaacaatgtattttttgaaatagtgttgagaGTAGCTAACTAgagaattcaaaataataatttatttaggaTAGTTTTTACTCCAAATACATTTTAAGtgtttgatttaaaaataagtcaCGTGGATGAAAGAAAAGTCTTTGGCAATCACTTAATCATACAACAGccattcatatatatatatgtatgccTTTTCTATTCCCGCCGTCACGTCCACTCTAAAATATCTTTTCTTCTCATCTGCCGCCATTAACTACCGCAACACTCGGTTCTAGggtttttcttcctcttctccttcGTCGCATTCTTTTCTCTCCATCTTCCTCCTTCTCATTCTAGGTTTCGAATAACAACATTTTAGAATCGTACCGCCCTTTACATTGACGGCTCTCGTTTAACATTAAATCGTCGTCGATCGGTTGTTTGGCTTTATGCTTTTAATCTGAAACTTTAGTCGTACTTTTTGATCTCAGACTTAGAGATGAAGCGGTCGAGGAAATCGAAGAGTGTTTCGTGGGCTCATGATGTTAATCTTTGTCAGGTATAATCGTTGATATCTTCTAATCCGAACTTTCGTTTTCGTTTAAAGTCTAAATACCTAGGATTTCTGATTTACTAGATTAGTTAGCTTATTCATGGTCTCGAACTCGTCCTCTCATTTTGTTTGGTGAAATCAGAAAACcacaatggaaaataaaaggccacatttatttgatgattttcctTTGATGAATTTGATGCTATTGATTTACATCATTCTTTTGGGCACGATGGGGTTTACGACATTCTGTGGCTAATGGAATTAACAGAATTTACTTGTTGGATGGATTAAGTAATTAACATTGTGATTAAAAGCGTTAATATCCCCTTGCGAGCAAACCATTGGGCTAAATGGAAAACAGAATTGCATCATTATGCGGAACTGATCCAAAGGCAGTTCATTTGAACGATCTCAAAGGCGTTCTTTGCTTGTGAAAACCAATGTCGCAACAAGAAAGTTATGAAATCTCTGAAATCTCTGAGAATGATAGTTAAAATATATGATCTACAGAGTTATGCTTGCTGTAGCATTTCTTGTAAGATTGAAAGCACACCATATATAAAAAACCAATAGAACTGCACTTTACTGTAGCATTTTTGAACAAATTGATGATGATCATTACTACTTATCCTATAGGAATGCTTATGCAGAAAACATTCGTTTGTcctaatctctctctctctttctctctctgtCTGTCTGTCTCggagtgtgtgtgtgtgtgtgtccTCCCTTGAACTTTATAGGCAGCTCCTGAAATGCTACTTTGGCTAAATGCTTTTCTCCACATTGTGTGAACATGTATATTTTCCCCCCCCCTGAAAATAGCCTTTTCTGTGTCACGTGTAATTTCAGGGTACTCTTATGCGTATGCCCCTTCTTGGGAGGCAATTTCTTAACGGGTGTACACAGGAGAAATTGGTTTGAATTATAATATAGTGTTATAATTCGGTGTTGCATATTATTGAACGGATGTTAGCAATCGATACTGAAAAGTTTAATTGGATTCGCATTGTCTTATCTCTTCCAATATGGTTGGAAGAATATTTATCTTTGGTGGTTTTCTCCCCGTCCTTAAGACTATATAACCCATGCAAACTTTATGTACCGCGATATCcaaattaatgtgaataattATGCTTGCTTCTTTTAAATAGGTGAAGTTGTTCTCATCAGAGGACTGCCCTTCAAAAGTTGGCCTGAAATCTTACGAACATCTCCGAGCAAAGACTTCCTGGATGTTGCCTCCCCATGCTATTGAATCTAATGATTGTCCTCCTGGATTTAATGATACTCATTTGGGAAACCGATTAGCAGATATATCTGACATCCCTTTTATTAAGTGGAATTGCCCTCCCAAGGTTAGCTAAGCACTATCAGACACTTCTCCTCATATGATACcaattaaatttatatgttcTCTCTAGTGTTTTCTCCATTCTAGTGTGTCCTTTAGTATCTTCGTCTGATGTGTCGATCTGCAATACCATTTCGTTTTCAACAGTTTGTTATGAGTTGCAACTGGCGTGTGGCAGCAGGAGAAGAAAGTACAGAGATAGAATCTCAAAATTTTAGGGAAATGAGATTGCTGGAGGCAATTTATCCCCGGGCTTCCGATATTCCTCTTGGGTAATAATTATAAACTAACTCGTGATTTTGAGACCAGTTTGGAAGCTTAATGTTTTGAATTTCGGCTTGTCCAATAATTTCTCATATGTAACTTTTCTTTTCCTGTATAGTGCGAGTGTTTCTACCGAGATCGAACGTAAACCTTACAATGATAGCCTCACTCCTCTTGTCCCTATCATTCCTATCGAAGAAGACGATTGTGGAGATGTGGAGTTTGATTCAGCTGCTGTTGGAAACTTACCTACGCGCTCTGTGCAGATGATGGGTAGTTTCAACGTTCAGTTGGAACCTGCAATCCTGAAAAGTTCAGATGAAACATCATCAGTAGTAGCAGGGGAAGGGCCAACTGAAAAGTTAGTTGATGTTGGTGTGGACGTAGTAGCTGCAGCCTCTGCTGCATTTACTGTTCTAATGAAAAGCAAGGAGCAGGGAAGCTTGATCGACACCAACTTGCTTATTAAGATTTTCAGTGATCCAACGATGGTTCAGAATTTGACTAACACTCTTCCTCTATTTCAGTTAGTTTCTGAGAGTCAACCCTCTGCAACCACTGCACCATTATCTGTGTCAAAGCCAGTGACCGGATCGATACCATTGCCTGTAACACAATCCAATATGATACCAAATCCCCCAAATGAAAGCTTACCGAGCATGTTGAAAAGGTTTCTATCTTCAGAAACCACTCTTCCACAGGTGAGTAACATTGCAGCATCTGATGTAAAGCCAGCCTCAGTCCCGAGCCATTCACCTGTACCCAATCTCCTAGATGTAAAAACTACGAAACCGAATGGTGGGAACTATTCTAAAACAGGTGCAGTCCCAGGACAAGCCAATATAACATGGGTAAATATGGTAAAAAAAGGTCAGACATTGAAGGATGCTAGCTACTATAAGTACTTGGTAAGGCAACATGGAGACCAGAAAGATGGTAATGAACAGAAACTTGGAATAAATGGTAATAATCACAACCATCGTAATCTTAATATGATGCACAAGATCAAATCAGAAAACTTAAAACCAAAGAATCAGAAAAATTGCATTTACTTTAACACTCCAAAAGGATGTCGAAATGGCGTTAATTGCCAATACAAACATGATATGCCACATAACTGCCGTATTAACAACATATTGGAGACCCGAATTGCTAAGAGAATGAAATTGTGATGGCGAAGATTCGGGCAGGGAGGACGTAATTGTGTGAATTCTTTACTAAGAAATTTTGTGGGAAGGTTGCTAGTTTGTATTTTTGGGAGGTGGGGAGATCGACTGGTAAGAACATcaattttcaagaagaaaatatatgaaaacaaGTTGATTTCAATTAGAAAATCTTATTCGGGTTGAGTTGATATTGATTAGAGAGGGGGGcctttcatattttcatattcaTTTTTGGTAATTAAAGGATCTTGGTCATCAGATATTGCatgtatattattatttatctacTTCCTCTAGTGTGGTTTTTAGGATGACGATTTCCAACCTTTCACTAGTTTCCTTTTAGTTCTTTagaaaaattggttttaatactattttggtctctatatttttgtttttgttcatttttctcttggatttttaaaatgttcattttagttcctatattttaaaaatgttcacattgattcattttgatcattgaattttaaaaagtggTCGTTTTGATCtcttaaaaatgaataaaaattggAAAGCAAGGAGATCAAAATAGTTACTTTTTGAAAGTATAATgatcaaaatgaatcaaagtgTTCGTATAGGTGCTAAGATGAACCTTTTGAAAGTATGGagatcaaaataaacaaaaaaaatttaaaagtgcaagaactaaaatagtatttaaactaaaaaaaactcGGAAAACAACCTTTGAATTTGGCCATTTTCAACTTtcacttttttaaaataggtttaaaaggtttctCCATCTATTTTCTTGCtaggtatttttttaaaaattgttttaaatacatatttaaattaaaaatgatctCAATctcccctctctctctctcttctcccCTCCCTCCACCCTTCTTTACAATGACTCTGCAGTTGTGCTTCCCAAAAGTTTCTTCATGTCTCAAATTAGTTTCAAgccctttttttctttatatgaaAATGTGGACGATGTGCCGGtcattttttcatcttttttcaaATGGGTTTCCacctttttccttctcttcgGGTGACGGAATGGCCGACGACCCATAGACCTACTCGTAAATGACGGCCGCCGCCGGCAGGAGAGACGTTGATGAAGGATTCGGGCATGGATTTTCATTGACTCGCAGCAGAATTGGTTTTTGGTGAAATAGTTTGCTTCTTGGATCATGAACACTAGGTGAGGTTATTGAAGGTGAGATTTAATTGTGGTGTTGGGCAAAAATTTGTGGGCGAAATCCGTCAAGATTATACCGAATAGTCTGCATGTTGAGAGAATGTGAAGATGGCAAAGAGAAATAACTATGGAAAATTTCCCAAAATGATCAAAAACCCAAAATTTTTTCTATCAATGACGACCTTTTCTccatatgaaaatttaaaattatccaCCATTTTTAAAAAGCCTCAAGACCTATTGATGAACGTGTGTTTCTACGAATACTTTAAGCGAGCATTTAGATATTACCAAGCGATCGGATAcagattactaagcgatcatatagagaatactaaacgattgtttagttaactgttacgtgatcgtttagatatccattatacgatcgtttagtttttgttatacaATCATTGAGATATctattatgtgatcgtttagatatctcttatgcgatcgtatagtttttgttaaacgatcatttaggttttgttatgcgatcttTTAGAGAATAtgaaacgatcgtttagctaactattATGCCTccgtttagatatccattatgcgatcgtttggctcattgttacacgattgtttagtttttgttatacgatcgttgagatatctgttatgcaattgtttagatatctgttaagcgatcgtttattttttgttaaacgatcgtttaggttttgttatgcaatcgtttagattttgttacgtgattgtttagattttgttaagcgatcgtttagataaatttgtgctaaatttgtagaatacaaTTTGTGTTGTAAA
The nucleotide sequence above comes from Benincasa hispida cultivar B227 chromosome 3, ASM972705v1, whole genome shotgun sequence. Encoded proteins:
- the LOC120072898 gene encoding zinc finger CCCH domain-containing protein 6-like; its protein translation is MKRSRKSKSVSWAHDVNLCQVKLFSSEDCPSKVGLKSYEHLRAKTSWMLPPHAIESNDCPPGFNDTHLGNRLADISDIPFIKWNCPPKFVMSCNWRVAAGEESTEIESQNFREMRLLEAIYPRASDIPLGASVSTEIERKPYNDSLTPLVPIIPIEEDDCGDVEFDSAAVGNLPTRSVQMMGSFNVQLEPAILKSSDETSSVVAGEGPTEKLVDVGVDVVAAASAAFTVLMKSKEQGSLIDTNLLIKIFSDPTMVQNLTNTLPLFQLVSESQPSATTAPLSVSKPVTGSIPLPVTQSNMIPNPPNESLPSMLKRFLSSETTLPQVSNIAASDVKPASVPSHSPVPNLLDVKTTKPNGGNYSKTGAVPGQANITWVNMVKKGQTLKDASYYKYLVRQHGDQKDGNEQKLGINGNNHNHRNLNMMHKIKSENLKPKNQKNCIYFNTPKGCRNGVNCQYKHDMPHNCRINNILETRIAKRMKL